A region from the Hirundo rustica isolate bHirRus1 chromosome 20, bHirRus1.pri.v3, whole genome shotgun sequence genome encodes:
- the QRFP gene encoding orexigenic neuropeptide QRFP, whose protein sequence is MRAPYSLSCLFLLSLGACFPPGERWEPGEPGEGALLGPGWQTAAEGRGPGWRAGAKRRRSEELEALLSIARELRAHGRAGQRPGRRGDPELVPIGGEKRSGTLGNLAEELNGYNRKKGGFTFRFGR, encoded by the coding sequence ATGAGAGCACCCTACTCGCtgtcctgcctcttcctcctgagCCTGGGAGCCTGCTTCCCTCCCGGCGAGCGGTGGGAGCCGGGAGAGCCCGGGGAAGGAGCTCTGCTCGGTCCCGGCTGGCAAACGGCGGCGGAGGGCCGGGGTCCCGGCTGGAGGGCAGGGGCAAAGCGGAGGAGAAGCGAGGAGCTGGAAGCGCTGCTGAGCATCGCCCGGGAGCTGCGGGCACACggcagggccgggcagcggccgggcAGACGCGGGGACCCCGAGCTGGTGCCCATCGGAGGGGAGAAGCGCAGCGGCACCCTGGGGAACCTGGCAGAGGAGCTCAACGGctacaacaggaaaaaaggaggctTCACCTTCCGCTTTGGGAGATGA